A part of Cottoperca gobio chromosome 4, fCotGob3.1, whole genome shotgun sequence genomic DNA contains:
- the ubxn6 gene encoding UBX domain-containing protein 6, with translation MKKFFDGIKKDVKFKTAGPGKKLTEDTSFKPEVVQSSSSAKHHRHGPSEGSQRAGAAALARIEQHPRPKVYTSQDAIRNQVRKELEAASMAEKEKTDTEERSKVPVIDPACLSVSGVYFTCPLTGATLTKSEREVHIKEAILMRFEEDAVEASVMMVHTFNKDREKVKAAVDIISKYIENICKNPTEEKFRKVKLSNKVYQEKVRCLEGSREFLEAVGFTSIMLPVEGQEEDEEFLVLLEYSPDALELMQERRDRLQRGEPVRAQLDRQPQAFRSSPNAQRFELPPEFYNLTAEELKKELQQRSELVEKNAMMRTKAMREREEQRERRKYNYTLLRIRLPDGNLLQGTFYAWDRLPVLFAFVRESLVNGWQPFELIAPGSQKLQESEEVALAECNLVPAALLIFAWDAAVQADIAAAGGKSPALLKPDLLKTIRTLS, from the exons ATGAAGAAGTTTTTCGATGGCATTAAGAAAGACGTGAAGTTTAAAACTGCGGGACCTGGGAAGAAACTAACAGAAGATACCAG TTTCAAGCCTGAGGTGGTGCAGAGCAGCTCCAGTGCTAAGCATCATCGCCATGGTCCCAGTGAAGGATCCCAGAGGGCTGGAGCCGCAGCCCTGGCCAGGATTGAACAGCATCCACGGCCAAAGGTCTACACCTCTCAGGACGCCATCAGGAACCAAG TCCGAAAAGAACTGGAGGCGGCTTCAAtggctgaaaaagaaaagacggaTACAGAAGAG AGATCCAAAGTTCCAGTGATAGATCCCGCCTGTCTTTCAGTGTCAGGTGTGTATTTCACCTGTCCGCTAACTGGAGCCACTTTAACTAAGAGTGAGAGGGAAGTACACATTAAAGAGGCCATTTTAATG CGGTTTGAGGAGGATGCAGTCGAGGCCTCTGTTATGATGGTGCACACATttaacaaagacagagagaaagtaaaGGCTGCTGTGGACATCATAAGCAA GTATATTGAGAATATATGCAAGAATCCCACAGAGGAGAAATTCAGGAAGGTTAAACTCAGCAACAAGGTGTACCAG GAGAAAGTGCGTTGTTTGGAGGGAAGTAGGGAGTTCCTCGAGGCCGTGGGCTTCACAAGCATTATGCTTCCTGTAGAGGGTCAAG aggaggacgaggagttCCTGGTGTTACTAGAGTATAGTCCCGATGCCCTGGAGTTaatgcaggagaggagagatcgtctgcagagaggagagccTGTCAGAGCTCAGCTGGACAGACAGCCTCAAGCATTCAGATCCTCTCCCAACGCCCAACGCTTCGAGCTGCCGCCAGAATTTTACAACCTGACAGCGGAGGAGCTCAAGAAGGAGCTACAGCAGAG gAGTGAGTTGGTGGAGAAGAACGCCATGATGCGCACTAAAGccatgagggagagagaggagcagagggagagaaggaaataCAACTACACTCTGCTCAGGATCAGACTGCCTGATGGAAACCTGCTACAAG GGACCTTCTATGCATGGGACCGGTTGCCGGTGCTGTTTGCGTTTGTACGGGAGTCCCTGGTGAACGGCTGGCAGCCCTTTGAGCTCATCGCTCCTGGAAGTCAGAAGCTACAAGAGTCTGAAGAAGTCGCTCTTGCAGAATGTAACTTG GTCCCTGCAGCTCTGCTCATATTTGCCTGGGATGCAGCTGTACAGGCGGATATTGCAGCCGCAGGTGGAAAGAGCCCCGCCCTCCTCAAACCCGACCTGTTGAAAACCATTCGGACCCTCAGCTGA